GAACATTTGTACTTATACACATTTTGTGAATAACTTGTGAATAACTTTTAAGCCTTTATGCCTAAATTCTATATATTGTGTCAAGCATTTTCTGAAAAAATGTGTATAACCCTATCTTTTCCTGTGGATAATGTGGAAAACTCTGTTGATAGCTGATTTTATAACAAGTTGCCTGTGGATAACTTTTCGGCAATAAAAAATTTTTGAAAAGGTCTTGACCCATATATTGAGGTGGTGTCTTGGCAAGTAGTGATTGGTGGGGGAGGAAGGGCCGATTTGTACGGAAATAAGTAGCTTGAGGGAAGAAAAAAGATGGATTTTGAGCAGAATGGGGGTATTGACGGTGAAAACCATCAAAAAAACTGCATGCTGGGTGCATGCAGTCAGTCTGTAAATTGTTCCAATTCTTCCTGAAGTTCCACCCAGCGCTCTGTCTGCTCGTCGTGTGTAGTTTTCAGCTGTTCAAGTTCCTGCTGCAGCGGCAGCACGCGCTCATGATCCTGAAACACTTCAGGCTCACAGAGCTGGAGTTCCACAGCAGCAATCTGACTATCGAGTTCTTCGATTTCAGCTTCGATGGCTGTCAGCTGCCGGCTTAGCTGCCGCTCCCGTTTCTGCTGCTCTTTGTCGAGACGGCGGGACGTGGCGGCTGGAGCGGTGGCAGTCTGCATAGTTTCCTCTTCCAATGCCAGAAGTTCTGCTGCTTCTTGCTTTTTCTCCAAATAATAATCGTAATCCCCGAGAAATTCTTCTGTTCCTTCAGGAGACAATTCCACGACTTTAGTGGCAATGCGGTTCATGAAATAGCGGTCGTGTGACACAAACAAAAGCGTACCCGGATAATCGATCAATGCCGCCTCAAGCACTTCTTTGCTGTCGAGATCCAAGTGGTTGGTCGGTTCATCAAGAATCAGCACATTCGCTTTTTGCATCATGAGTTTAGCAAGCGCCACCCGGGCTTTTTCACCCCCGGATAGCGAAGCGACAGACTTCAACACGTCGTCACCGGTAAACAGGAAACTGCCGAGAATCGTCCGGATGTCTTTTTCGGGCGTCTGCGGATAATCATCCCATAACTCATTCAGCACCGTTTTATTGCCTGCTAAATTGGCCTGTTCCTGTTCATAGTAGCCGATTTTCACGCCGGTGCCGAACTGAACAGAACCATTGAGCAGCGTATCATCACCGACCAATGCCTTCAATAGCGTCGACTTGCCGACCCCGTTCGGGCCCACCAGTGCGAGGCTGTCCCCGCGATACAGCTTCAGCGAGACATCTTGAGTCACCGGTTTGCCTTCATAGCCGACAGCAGCATCGTTGACCACCAGGACGTCATTGCCGCTCTGTCTGGCAATCGTGAAGCCGAAGCGGGCTGATTTTTCATCGCCTTCCGGTGCATCCATCCAATCGGTCTTCTCGAGCACTTTGCGCCGGCTCTGGGCCAATTTTGTCGTGGAAGCCCGCACAATATTGCGCTGCACGAAATCCTCCAATTTGGCCTTTTCTTCCTGCTGCTTATCGAATTGCTTGCGGTCCAGCTCATACTGCTTCGCTTTTTCCGCTAAGTAGCGGCTGTAATTGCCGGTGAATTTCTTTGTGCGGCGCCTGGATACCTCATAGACAATTGTGACGACCTGGTCGAGGAAATAGCGGTCGTGCGATACGATCAGCAAGGCACCCGGATAGCTTTTCAAATACGATTCGAGCCAGCGGAGCGTTTCGATATCCAAATGGTTCGTCGGCTCATCAAGGATGAGCAGCTGGGGCTTTGCGAGCAAATGCTTTGCGAGCATCAGCCGGGTTTTCTGACCGCCGGACAGGGAAGCGACCGGCTTGTCATAGTCTTCCGGGTAAAACTTCATGCCATGGAGCACAGCGCGGGTATCCGCTTCATACTGATAGCCGCCTGCATCCTTGAAGGCATGCTGCAGGGCATCATATTCAGCCATGACTTTGCTGTTTTGCACCGGATCCCCGTAGATATCCGGGTCTGCCATCTGCATTTCAAGTTTCCGCAGCTGGGCTTCCTGACCGCGAAAATGCTCAAACACAGTAATCATTTCATCCCATACGGACAATTTGGAATCAATACCTGAATGCTGTTCGAGATAGCCGATGGATAGATCTTTCGGTATGATCAGTTCACCGCTGTCATATGACAATTCACCGGCAATGATTTTCAATAATGTCGATTTTCCGGCACCGTTCCGGCCGACGAGTGCAACGCGGTCCCGGTGCTGAACTTCCAATTTGGCGCTGGCGAGAATTTCTTCCGCGCCGAATGATTTCTGGATGTTATTCACTTGTAAAACGATCATCCGGTTCACCTCGATTCTTTTTCAAGTTTAGCCGAAGTATTGCCGGTCTGCAACGGAGCGGCTTTACAGAACAGGGTGTGTCGGGTAAGATAGTAACGATTTGAACCAACCGCAGGAGGGTGTTTTCCTTGTATGAAGTTCCAAAAATCCCACAGGCGACTGCAAAGCGCCTGCCGCTGTATTACCGGTTTCTTCAGAACTTTTCGAATGCCGGCAAAATCCGTGTATCCTCCCGTGAACTGAGTGAAGCAATGAAAATCGACTCGGCGACGATCCGCCGGGACTTTTCACAATTTGGTGCATTCGGGAAAAAAGGGTACGGCTATGATGTGCAAGAGCTGCTGCAGTTTTTCCGGAGCATTCTGGACCGGGATGAAGCCACGAATGTCGCGCTGATCGGGGTCGGAAGTTTAGGCAGCGCCTTTTTAAAATATAATTTCCATCGCAATCACAATACGAAGATTGTGCTCGCATTCGATACAGGAAGCCCCCATGCAGGGGAGAAACGGAGCGGTATTTTCAGTTTTCATCCGGATGTCCTTGAGGAAAAACTGATTGAACACAGCATCGAACTGGTCATTCTGACGGTGCCGGCAAAAGCCGCACAGCCGCTCGCAGACCGGCTTGCCGGTACGGATATTAAAGGGATTCTCAACTTCACACCGGTGCGGCTTGATGTGCCGGACCGAATCCGGATTCATACAATCGATTTGTCTGTCGAACTGCAGACATTAATTTATTTTATCCACCAGCAAGAGACGTGACATCCTCTCGGCACTGAAGTACCGAGCTTCCAGTGGAAACACCTGAACAGGTGTGGGGGCGGCTCACTCGGGCGGAGCGCCTGTCTCGCGACAGTCGCCGTGTTGGTCCATTTCTGACCCGCCGTCGTCATGACCGCCGTACCTCGTGCCATGCGAGGCTCCCATGTCGGATCGTACCGCATGGGCACCTGGTCTATCACGAAGGACACGATTCTTCGCTACACCGCCAGGCTCGTGCGTGCTGCGATGTTCGCCGCGGCGTTCAAGTCCGCGTGGTTCGTGTGGCCGCATTGCCGGCAGCTGAATTTTTCCTTCTGCCGATTCGCCTTTTCTGCGTGGCCGCACCGGAAACAGGCCTGACTTGTTTGGTACGGGTCGATGTCCACGACGGGAATCCCGAACTTCGCCGCCCGTTCCTTGATAAACTGCTTCAGCTGATAAAACGCCCAGGAATGGATCGTTCGGTCCGCGCGTTTCTGGCTGCGGCACGTCGTGCGGATCGCGTCCAATTGTTCCAGTTTGATCAGCGGCGAATCGAATTGCCGGGCGAAATCGACGATGTCGTTTGCGAGCTTTCGGTTGTAGTCGTTCATCCAGCGGCTTTCTTTTTTACCTGTGCGTTCGATGGCACGCGGTGCCTTTTTCTGACCGAGAGAACGGCGCAGGGAACGAAAGTGACGGCGGATGTATCCGATCTCTTTGCCCGAAAAGAATTGGCGTTTTCCGCTGATGGGTTCCGAGAGAACAGCCACATGGCGAAGGCCCAAATCAACACCGACGGATGTGCAGTCGGCTTCGATGATCGTCTTATCCTGCAGATCGGAACTTGTCTGGATCGGGATGGCGGCATACCAGTCCCTGCCTTTGCGGAGCAGCGCCATCGTTCCGCGGAATTCCCGGTTGTCCTTTGTGAGGAACGGGAAGAACGTCTTCACGTCGGCGCTTTCATGTACAGGCAACGCTTTTTTGCCGGTGTTGCTCGTGAAGGCGATGTGCCAGCGGCCGTTCTTTTCGACGCTGTTCCAGTTCTGGTTATTGATGCTGATCCCGAGCGAGCTTCGGAATGTCGGCAGTTTCTTCGCCGCCCCGTTCTTGAAGTCCGCGACCGCTTTCCTGGCGCGTCGGATGGCTTCATTCCGGATGGCGGATTTCAAATCGGCCGTCACGTTGGCGGATGATAGTTTTTCGCCGTTATGGAGCCGCCCGACGCATTCGTTCACGCAGGAAGGAAGCATAGGCTTTCTGCTCGTCGATGAATTGCTTGTGCTTTCGTTTTGTCAGGGTCTTCAGCCGAACCAGAATCGTTTTTGTGGCCATATTGTTTTTCACCTCCCTGCTTCCAATATACCAAACATATGTTCTAAAAATCAGCAACAAGCGATAGTTCCACAAAGAACCGTTGGCATTCATCACGTCAGTGAAATAACGTGCATTCTGCCAATTTATTCGTAAAAACGTCACATTTGCCAAACCGCTGCAAATAGCCAAAGCTGCCCGTATACGGTAGAATGAAACCATACTGTTAGGAGGTGTCCGTTATGATGCCAGGCCCGCTTAGTTTGATTATTATTGCGATTGTTGCCCTGATCATCTTCGGTCCAAAGAAACTGCCTGAATTCGGAAAAGCATTCGGTTCATCGCTGCGTGAGTTCAAGAATGCCACCAAAGGGCTGATTGACGACGAAGACGAACCAGTGAAGAAGAAAGACGACCAAAAAGAAGTAAAGTAAGGATGTCATGTTAATGAAGCAAAACGATATGACGCTGGTCGAACACATAGAGGAATTGCGAAAACGGCTAGCGATCATAGTCGTTTTCTTTCTGTTGGCGCTTGTCGGCAGTTTTTTCCTGGCAGGTCCGCTGATCGAATTCCTGCAGTTCAACGACCATGCGGAAAATCTGGAGCTGAACGCGTTCAAGATCACCGATCCGCTCCGGATTTACCTTCAAGTCATGATGGTGCTCTCTCTCATTATAACGTCCCCGGTCATTCTGTATCAGCTGTGGGCATTTGTCAGCCCGGGGCTCCTGGATCAGGAACGGCGGGCGACACTGAGCTACATTCCATTTTCCGTTCTGCTGTTTCTCGGCGGAATCGCTTTTGGCTATTTTATCTTGTTTCCGTACGCCATCGGGTTCATGCTGCAGATTTCAGACAGCATGGACATCGTGGAAACGATCGGCATCACCGAATACTTTACGTTTCTGTTCCAGATGACCTTGCCGTTCGGTGTGGTATTCCAGCTGCCCGTGCTGATGCTGTTCCTGACGCGACTCGGCATCCTGACGCCGATGCAGATGGTGAAGTCACGCAAGTACGCGTATTTCATTCTTGTTGTCGTTGCGGCGTTCATCACACCGCCGGATATCTTTTCGCATCTCATGGTCACCGTGCCACTCATCCTGCTGTATGAAATGAGCATTGTGATCGCCCGGGCCGGCTACCGCAAATTCCTGCGGGCCGAACAGCAGCAAGTAATCGAAGAACAACAGGAAGAGGCTGTCCTCAAACGCGGATAAACGCGTGAGGGACAGCCTCTTTTTTCATTATTGCAGCCGCTGAATTTCCTCCAGCTGCCGCATGAAATTTTCAATCCGGTCAATGTTCAGCTGAATGAGCATAACATAACTGTTTAAGAGCACATGTGCAATGATCGGCGTCAGGAGCCGCTTTGTCTTCTGATACAGGAATGCCAGAATCAGACCGGTGGTGAAATACAGCAGCAGGTGAACGAATTCCATATGGACGGCAGCGAAGGCGAGTGCACTGATCGCTGTGGCGAGCCAGAAATTCATCGTCTGATTCAAGGAGCCGAAAATGACACGCCGGAAAATCAATTCTTCCAGAATCGGGCCGAACAGCACGACGGCGATGAT
Above is a genomic segment from Planococcus lenghuensis containing:
- a CDS encoding RNA-guided endonuclease TnpB family protein; translated protein: MLPSCVNECVGRLHNGEKLSSANVTADLKSAIRNEAIRRARKAVADFKNGAAKKLPTFRSSLGISINNQNWNSVEKNGRWHIAFTSNTGKKALPVHESADVKTFFPFLTKDNREFRGTMALLRKGRDWYAAIPIQTSSDLQDKTIIEADCTSVGVDLGLRHVAVLSEPISGKRQFFSGKEIGYIRRHFRSLRRSLGQKKAPRAIERTGKKESRWMNDYNRKLANDIVDFARQFDSPLIKLEQLDAIRTTCRSQKRADRTIHSWAFYQLKQFIKERAAKFGIPVVDIDPYQTSQACFRCGHAEKANRQKEKFSCRQCGHTNHADLNAAANIAARTSLAV
- a CDS encoding ABC-F family ATP-binding cassette domain-containing protein is translated as MIVLQVNNIQKSFGAEEILASAKLEVQHRDRVALVGRNGAGKSTLLKIIAGELSYDSGELIIPKDLSIGYLEQHSGIDSKLSVWDEMITVFEHFRGQEAQLRKLEMQMADPDIYGDPVQNSKVMAEYDALQHAFKDAGGYQYEADTRAVLHGMKFYPEDYDKPVASLSGGQKTRLMLAKHLLAKPQLLILDEPTNHLDIETLRWLESYLKSYPGALLIVSHDRYFLDQVVTIVYEVSRRRTKKFTGNYSRYLAEKAKQYELDRKQFDKQQEEKAKLEDFVQRNIVRASTTKLAQSRRKVLEKTDWMDAPEGDEKSARFGFTIARQSGNDVLVVNDAAVGYEGKPVTQDVSLKLYRGDSLALVGPNGVGKSTLLKALVGDDTLLNGSVQFGTGVKIGYYEQEQANLAGNKTVLNELWDDYPQTPEKDIRTILGSFLFTGDDVLKSVASLSGGEKARVALAKLMMQKANVLILDEPTNHLDLDSKEVLEAALIDYPGTLLFVSHDRYFMNRIATKVVELSPEGTEEFLGDYDYYLEKKQEAAELLALEEETMQTATAPAATSRRLDKEQQKRERQLSRQLTAIEAEIEELDSQIAAVELQLCEPEVFQDHERVLPLQQELEQLKTTHDEQTERWVELQEELEQFTD
- the tatC gene encoding twin-arginine translocase subunit TatC, translated to MKQNDMTLVEHIEELRKRLAIIVVFFLLALVGSFFLAGPLIEFLQFNDHAENLELNAFKITDPLRIYLQVMMVLSLIITSPVILYQLWAFVSPGLLDQERRATLSYIPFSVLLFLGGIAFGYFILFPYAIGFMLQISDSMDIVETIGITEYFTFLFQMTLPFGVVFQLPVLMLFLTRLGILTPMQMVKSRKYAYFILVVVAAFITPPDIFSHLMVTVPLILLYEMSIVIARAGYRKFLRAEQQQVIEEQQEEAVLKRG
- the tatA gene encoding twin-arginine translocase TatA/TatE family subunit yields the protein MPGPLSLIIIAIVALIIFGPKKLPEFGKAFGSSLREFKNATKGLIDDEDEPVKKKDDQKEVK
- a CDS encoding redox-sensing transcriptional repressor Rex, which gives rise to MYEVPKIPQATAKRLPLYYRFLQNFSNAGKIRVSSRELSEAMKIDSATIRRDFSQFGAFGKKGYGYDVQELLQFFRSILDRDEATNVALIGVGSLGSAFLKYNFHRNHNTKIVLAFDTGSPHAGEKRSGIFSFHPDVLEEKLIEHSIELVILTVPAKAAQPLADRLAGTDIKGILNFTPVRLDVPDRIRIHTIDLSVELQTLIYFIHQQET